In one window of Pseudodesulfovibrio sediminis DNA:
- a CDS encoding ABC transporter ATP-binding protein: MSAIIEMKGVHKRFGKRPVISGFNLTVKQGEVMGLLGPSGIGKSTVLRMIAGLERPDSGSIRVGTAHIGYVFQEARLLPWDTALNNVVLPLRALGQTRWEATDRARHFLKQMELSEFEKVYPHQLSGGMRQRIALARAFAISPDILLLDEPFTGLDRGLKETMKQLLESALLDSNTDVNGTAVIHVTHDPSELLDRTNRIVHLEQQSNAQCVGACLTKAIQQGQPS; the protein is encoded by the coding sequence ATGAGTGCCATCATCGAAATGAAAGGGGTCCACAAACGATTCGGCAAACGTCCGGTCATCTCCGGATTCAACCTGACCGTAAAACAGGGCGAAGTGATGGGGCTGCTCGGTCCCAGCGGCATCGGCAAGTCCACGGTCCTGCGCATGATCGCCGGATTGGAAAGGCCGGACTCAGGCAGCATACGAGTCGGCACCGCACACATCGGCTACGTATTTCAAGAAGCGAGACTTCTGCCTTGGGATACCGCTTTGAACAACGTTGTCCTTCCGCTCCGCGCACTCGGACAAACACGCTGGGAGGCCACGGATCGCGCCCGGCATTTCCTGAAACAAATGGAACTTTCCGAATTCGAAAAAGTCTACCCGCATCAACTCTCCGGGGGCATGCGTCAGCGGATTGCACTTGCCCGAGCCTTTGCCATCAGTCCGGACATTCTGCTGCTGGATGAACCGTTCACAGGGCTGGACAGAGGGCTCAAGGAAACCATGAAACAACTGCTGGAATCCGCCCTGCTGGATTCCAACACGGACGTCAATGGAACGGCGGTCATTCACGTAACCCACGACCCTTCCGAGCTTCTGGACCGGACCAACCGCATCGTTCATCTGGAGCAGCAAAGCAACGCACAATGCGTCGGGGCCTGCCTTACCAAGGCCATACAGCAAGGACAGCCTTCATGA
- a CDS encoding DUF6064 family protein, translating into MTQTESFWHILEGFRDTTMGIQILLVLGMLVVSLLVFTKPGKVADAFTKLFLAAAFLWNSVACFLIVCGKSPIAKFLGGPLYAVIGFLFLVDLFITRKTHFTVPHTLGMQLTTGFFILLAFLFPFLGYFTGHPMIALPAYPCPLAGFTLALLAASAPRVDRGIYILTLIWAFVNIPKSFGYMDCYEETTLVLTGFYALGMLKYHDAQQEKQIR; encoded by the coding sequence ATGACACAAACCGAATCTTTCTGGCATATTCTCGAAGGATTTCGCGATACCACCATGGGCATACAGATTCTGCTTGTCCTAGGCATGCTTGTGGTCTCCCTGCTCGTTTTCACCAAACCCGGCAAGGTCGCAGACGCTTTCACCAAACTCTTTTTGGCCGCGGCCTTCCTCTGGAACTCTGTCGCCTGCTTCCTGATCGTCTGCGGCAAAAGCCCGATAGCCAAATTCCTCGGAGGCCCCCTGTACGCGGTCATCGGCTTCCTTTTCCTTGTCGATCTCTTCATCACCCGAAAAACACATTTCACCGTGCCGCATACCCTCGGGATGCAGCTGACTACAGGCTTTTTCATCCTGTTGGCCTTTCTCTTCCCGTTTCTGGGATACTTCACAGGACATCCCATGATCGCCCTCCCCGCATATCCCTGCCCCCTCGCGGGATTCACCCTGGCTCTGCTGGCTGCGTCCGCTCCCCGGGTTGATCGGGGGATATATATTCTGACCCTCATTTGGGCCTTTGTGAATATTCCCAAAAGTTTCGGCTACATGGACTGCTATGAAGAGACGACTTTGGTCCTCACCGGATTCTACGCCCTGGGCATGCTCAAGTACCACGACGCACAACAGGAAAAACAGATACGATAA
- a CDS encoding sulfide/dihydroorotate dehydrogenase-like FAD/NAD-binding protein has product MYRESTYGMLSNESKLLTPSGKNVRTARAKAPRLKCIDAGSDFCPCHLAEAGECLVCSVLRGESECNCDWTGTCILAQNGWLLGHGLRRESHKAAILSRKDVGQGTEILHIQTPPRLASQLTRPGSFVFVRAKTEGCFDIPLTVLKSFPARQEIVLAYTQLGPKTKALATCKDTLWLRGPYWNGIQGHQLVEDVRNERVILVLSGMAQVCGPNIARTLIRNGNRVSVIYGTKEYPFVLPFLQEVPAAYFINLTSRSGWQEIQSLLKQLRPYCVFSGGNDEQHALLKKAMSGLRLKPRIATSRTHTMCCGEGVCGACVTTANGIQVRTCKARLDPDEWQGKEDARI; this is encoded by the coding sequence ATGTACAGAGAGTCCACATACGGGATGCTGTCTAATGAATCCAAACTGCTGACGCCCTCCGGAAAAAACGTACGAACCGCCCGCGCAAAGGCTCCCAGACTCAAATGCATCGACGCGGGCAGTGATTTCTGCCCCTGCCATCTTGCAGAAGCTGGCGAATGCCTTGTCTGCTCTGTGCTCAGAGGTGAATCCGAATGCAATTGCGACTGGACCGGCACCTGCATCCTGGCCCAAAACGGCTGGCTTCTCGGCCACGGACTTCGTCGCGAAAGTCATAAGGCGGCAATCCTGTCCAGAAAAGATGTGGGCCAGGGGACTGAGATTCTGCATATTCAGACTCCACCACGGCTGGCCTCCCAGCTCACCCGGCCTGGGAGTTTTGTCTTTGTCCGCGCCAAAACCGAAGGGTGCTTCGACATTCCGCTTACAGTGCTCAAATCCTTTCCCGCCCGACAGGAGATCGTTCTGGCCTACACCCAACTCGGGCCGAAAACCAAGGCACTGGCCACCTGCAAAGACACACTTTGGTTGCGCGGCCCCTATTGGAATGGGATTCAAGGCCACCAGTTGGTTGAAGACGTACGCAATGAGCGTGTAATACTGGTCCTTTCGGGAATGGCCCAGGTCTGCGGCCCGAACATAGCACGTACGCTGATCCGCAACGGCAACAGGGTCAGTGTCATCTACGGCACCAAGGAATACCCTTTCGTGCTCCCCTTTCTCCAAGAAGTGCCTGCGGCCTATTTCATCAACCTCACGTCACGCAGCGGCTGGCAGGAAATACAAAGCCTGCTCAAACAGCTTCGCCCCTATTGCGTGTTCAGCGGCGGCAACGACGAACAGCATGCGCTCCTGAAAAAAGCCATGAGCGGCCTGCGCCTGAAACCACGCATAGCGACCTCCAGAACCCATACGATGTGCTGCGGAGAAGGCGTCTGCGGAGCATGCGTGACCACGGCAAACGGGATACAGGTCCGCACCTGCAAGGCTCGACTCGACCCCGATGAATGGCAAGGCAAAGAGGACGCAAGGATATGA
- a CDS encoding FAD-dependent oxidoreductase, with protein MSTIIIIGGGWAGCAAALAAQQGKTKHIILLERTDLLLGCGLAGGIMRNNGRYTAAEELRLLGAGDLIEAADRAATHVAFNFPGHSHASLYSTSIMEPTVRALLEKRNIDVRSLSRVVDVRSSEGAIQAVQLTDKSWLEGDVFIECTGSAGPMGNCVRFGNGCAMCMLRCPSFGPRVSITARMGITDCMGMRQDGAVGSLSGSCEIRKDSLATPLQRALKKDGVSVTPLPEQLVHRSMLKKKSCRQYALPDFANNIVLLDTGGQAKMMTPYFPIDQLRKVPGFENALYSHGSSMANSVRFLSRAPRNDSMRVTGAKNLFCAGEKSGFFVGHTEAMATGTLAGHNAAAMADGGIEVQFPKELACGDIIAAESEGLEQEDGLSQRYTFSGGIYFERMQKRGLYVMDTAELRTRIRRLGLTGFFAATRNNAAA; from the coding sequence ATGAGCACAATAATCATCATAGGCGGCGGATGGGCCGGGTGCGCTGCAGCGCTGGCCGCACAGCAGGGAAAAACGAAACACATCATTCTGCTGGAGCGAACCGACCTGCTCCTGGGGTGCGGACTGGCCGGGGGCATAATGCGAAATAACGGTAGGTATACCGCTGCCGAAGAGCTTCGACTGCTTGGTGCCGGAGACCTCATAGAGGCTGCGGACCGCGCTGCCACTCATGTTGCGTTCAACTTTCCCGGACATAGCCATGCCAGCCTCTACTCGACCTCAATAATGGAACCGACCGTACGGGCGTTGCTGGAAAAGCGGAACATTGATGTGCGTTCTCTCTCCCGGGTTGTGGATGTCCGATCCTCGGAAGGAGCCATACAGGCGGTCCAATTGACGGACAAATCATGGCTGGAAGGCGACGTGTTCATTGAATGCACAGGCTCGGCGGGTCCCATGGGCAACTGCGTGCGTTTTGGCAACGGCTGCGCCATGTGCATGTTGCGCTGCCCGTCCTTTGGCCCCCGAGTCAGTATCACTGCCCGTATGGGCATTACGGACTGCATGGGCATGCGCCAGGACGGAGCGGTTGGATCCCTGAGCGGTTCCTGCGAAATACGCAAGGACTCGCTCGCCACCCCCCTACAACGCGCACTCAAAAAAGACGGCGTGTCCGTGACGCCTTTGCCCGAACAACTGGTCCACCGCAGCATGCTGAAAAAAAAGTCCTGCCGTCAGTACGCGCTGCCCGACTTTGCGAATAACATCGTGCTGTTGGACACGGGTGGGCAAGCCAAAATGATGACCCCGTATTTCCCCATAGACCAGTTACGGAAAGTGCCGGGTTTTGAAAATGCGCTTTACAGTCACGGGAGCAGCATGGCCAACTCGGTGCGTTTCCTGAGTCGGGCACCCAGAAACGATTCCATGCGGGTTACCGGTGCGAAGAATCTGTTCTGCGCCGGAGAAAAGTCCGGCTTCTTCGTTGGACATACCGAGGCCATGGCCACCGGCACCCTGGCCGGTCACAATGCCGCCGCCATGGCGGACGGAGGAATAGAGGTACAATTTCCCAAGGAACTCGCCTGCGGCGATATCATTGCAGCAGAGTCTGAAGGCCTTGAACAGGAAGACGGCTTGAGTCAACGCTACACTTTTTCCGGAGGCATCTACTTTGAACGAATGCAAAAACGTGGACTGTATGTAATGGACACGGCGGAACTCCGTACCCGGATCCGCCGGCTGGGACTAACAGGCTTCTTTGCCGCCACCCGAAACAATGCGGCAGCCTAA
- a CDS encoding methyltransferase domain-containing protein → MPQQTHIKKRIAVFESWSKTYNQSIVDLMLDKFGVEYRDAILGVARKAAPHPEEEVLDIATGTGTVALALAEEANAECRIMGIDITQSMLDAARRNVDASGMGDIFDFQQASAEELPFTDSSYDVATSSLALHHTNVPAVLKECHRVLRPGGRVVIADVTANKTWRSPIGVIYRLMDQIYMLGTESNDLFCQFHTREEWMEIMRNAGFANIDHQYYTPKHSWSRGIIIISGNKPSA, encoded by the coding sequence ATGCCCCAACAGACACATATCAAGAAACGTATTGCCGTATTCGAATCATGGTCCAAAACATACAACCAAAGCATCGTGGACCTGATGCTCGACAAATTCGGCGTGGAATACCGCGATGCCATCCTGGGCGTCGCCCGCAAGGCAGCCCCGCATCCCGAAGAGGAGGTGCTCGATATTGCCACGGGTACGGGAACAGTGGCTCTGGCCCTGGCCGAGGAAGCCAATGCCGAATGCCGCATCATGGGTATCGACATCACCCAGTCCATGTTGGACGCGGCCCGCAGGAACGTGGACGCCTCAGGCATGGGTGATATTTTCGACTTTCAGCAGGCGTCGGCTGAAGAATTGCCCTTTACAGACAGCTCCTATGATGTCGCCACCAGCTCCCTGGCTTTACACCATACCAACGTGCCCGCGGTGCTCAAGGAGTGCCATCGGGTGCTCAGGCCCGGTGGCCGGGTGGTCATTGCCGACGTAACGGCCAACAAGACTTGGCGTAGTCCCATTGGTGTTATCTACAGACTTATGGACCAGATTTACATGCTGGGAACCGAATCCAACGATCTCTTCTGCCAGTTCCATACAAGGGAAGAATGGATGGAAATTATGCGCAATGCGGGCTTCGCCAATATCGATCACCAGTATTATACGCCCAAACACAGCTGGAGCCGAGGTATCATCATCATTTCCGGCAACAAACCTTCAGCCTGA
- a CDS encoding DUF3450 domain-containing protein, with the protein MFTRCIFLLFMLLTLPGAASAASAKAVQNKAEQAIAVEASAQKQYLQWTDRKETMAAEIRDMKATESWLEFQNRKYANYVKKQEEVIAELQRRKEEAKRIKMELEPELETVVDRLERFVAADLPFLVEERRQRIQFLRDSLNDYHLLLSEKLRRVFEALLVETEYGRNIATSTQELTINGQQTVITVFRLGRTALFYQTADGAEVGYWDRTSKDWVLLNEDYSHTLRQARDMAERKRAVELLDLPIGAY; encoded by the coding sequence ATGTTTACCCGCTGTATATTTTTGCTTTTCATGCTGCTGACACTACCGGGAGCAGCGTCGGCCGCTTCTGCCAAAGCTGTGCAGAACAAGGCCGAACAAGCCATTGCCGTGGAGGCTTCCGCTCAGAAGCAATACCTGCAATGGACCGACCGCAAGGAAACCATGGCCGCTGAAATACGCGACATGAAAGCGACCGAGTCATGGCTGGAATTCCAAAACAGGAAATACGCCAACTATGTGAAGAAACAGGAAGAGGTCATTGCGGAACTCCAACGCCGCAAGGAAGAAGCCAAACGGATTAAAATGGAACTTGAACCGGAGCTGGAAACCGTGGTGGACCGACTCGAACGGTTCGTGGCCGCAGACCTGCCCTTCCTTGTCGAAGAACGCCGCCAGAGAATACAGTTTCTACGGGATTCGCTGAACGACTACCACCTTCTGCTGAGTGAAAAACTGCGCAGGGTTTTCGAAGCGCTCCTCGTGGAAACGGAATACGGGCGCAACATAGCCACCTCCACACAAGAGCTGACCATCAACGGACAGCAGACCGTGATAACGGTGTTTCGCCTGGGCCGGACCGCACTCTTCTATCAGACCGCAGACGGGGCGGAAGTCGGATATTGGGATCGAACCTCAAAAGACTGGGTTCTCCTGAATGAAGACTACTCGCACACGTTGCGCCAAGCCAGAGACATGGCCGAACGCAAGCGAGCGGTTGAGCTGCTCGATCTCCCCATAGGAGCCTACTAA
- a CDS encoding MotA/TolQ/ExbB proton channel family protein, translating to MKYLPCTLFFVVALAVCPATAQDQDWQDASNAVNTLLAQAIRDADKTRAIISTEKRDISAEKATLQHRIDSKQKRFDQLKTHYETLLEQEKALKEELAEKAQEIKTIDGTIRTSAKQARDYFHESLTTPEYPERSVVLAEVLQPDTFPGLDGIRNLLSLHLDEMNASGEISKRNGSFIGRDGMDKTGELIRIGTFTAAYRLQDGTLGFLRPTSDGNKLMAVQGEPGWSLSELMDDYFDGKAAVFPVDISNGAAFTRLAQEQKGLWEWLRAGGLLVWPIILVGIVAIGIVIERFNTLRKIRGNSDRNMQHILQMVAKGEWKKCGNFCNAKSQFPTCRIIGHTLKYMGNTREIIENAFQEGLLKELPVLERFLPTLNVLAAVAPLLGLLGTVTGMINTFQIITLYGTGDPRMMSGGISEALVTTQLGLAVAVPIMILHHMLERRVDKIIGDMEEKGTGFAIALMKKGQNKKWENFDAAA from the coding sequence ATGAAATATCTGCCATGCACGCTTTTCTTTGTTGTCGCCCTTGCGGTCTGTCCTGCCACTGCACAGGATCAGGACTGGCAAGACGCCAGCAATGCCGTGAATACCCTGCTGGCTCAAGCCATACGGGACGCTGACAAGACCAGAGCCATCATTTCAACCGAAAAAAGGGATATCTCCGCAGAAAAAGCAACCCTGCAACACCGTATCGACAGCAAACAGAAACGGTTTGACCAACTCAAAACCCACTACGAAACTCTACTGGAGCAGGAAAAGGCGCTCAAGGAGGAACTCGCGGAAAAGGCCCAGGAAATCAAGACCATCGATGGAACCATTCGAACTTCAGCCAAACAGGCACGCGACTATTTCCACGAAAGCCTGACCACCCCGGAATATCCCGAAAGAAGCGTTGTTCTGGCAGAAGTGCTGCAACCAGACACCTTCCCGGGGCTTGATGGGATACGAAACCTACTGTCCCTGCATCTAGATGAAATGAACGCTTCCGGTGAAATCAGTAAACGCAACGGCTCGTTCATCGGCAGAGATGGCATGGACAAAACCGGAGAGTTGATTCGTATTGGGACCTTTACCGCCGCCTACCGCCTGCAGGACGGCACCCTGGGCTTTCTGCGTCCCACCAGTGACGGCAACAAGCTCATGGCCGTACAGGGAGAGCCCGGCTGGTCGCTCTCCGAGCTCATGGACGACTACTTTGACGGCAAGGCCGCGGTCTTTCCCGTGGATATTTCCAACGGTGCGGCATTCACGAGGCTTGCCCAGGAACAAAAAGGTCTCTGGGAATGGCTGCGCGCCGGCGGCCTTCTGGTCTGGCCCATCATTCTCGTCGGCATCGTGGCCATAGGGATCGTTATCGAGCGGTTCAACACCCTGCGTAAAATCAGGGGCAACTCGGACCGCAACATGCAGCACATACTCCAGATGGTAGCCAAAGGAGAATGGAAAAAATGCGGCAATTTCTGTAATGCCAAATCCCAGTTCCCGACCTGTCGTATCATTGGTCACACATTGAAATATATGGGGAATACCCGCGAGATCATAGAAAACGCCTTTCAGGAAGGGCTGCTCAAGGAGCTGCCTGTACTCGAACGCTTCCTGCCCACGCTCAACGTGCTTGCGGCCGTGGCCCCCCTGTTGGGCCTGCTCGGCACGGTGACCGGCATGATCAACACATTCCAGATCATCACCCTCTATGGCACCGGCGACCCGCGCATGATGTCCGGCGGTATTTCCGAGGCGCTGGTCACCACCCAGCTGGGCCTCGCCGTGGCCGTGCCCATCATGATCCTGCACCATATGCTTGAACGCCGCGTGGACAAGATTATCGGAGACATGGAGGAAAAGGGAACCGGCTTTGCCATAGCCCTCATGAAAAAGGGACAGAACAAAAAATGGGAGAATTTTGATGCAGCAGCTTAA
- a CDS encoding MotA/TolQ/ExbB proton channel family protein, translating into MQQLNLVDRMLELFQSGGELMIPLMGLSLIIWTLAIVKGIRFLRERHKETSPQQCMDMYRHKAGVNKAEPAHWQWDILSRYIDERCEDPELNREILKSIRAPHEFNAMCSIGTILILSAVAPLLGLLGTVTGMITTFDVISQFGTGNARALASGISKALITTQSGLVVAVPGLILGGLLFRRGEKLKARMELFCIGLQELTDSLTPGRK; encoded by the coding sequence ATGCAGCAGCTTAATCTCGTAGACCGCATGCTCGAACTCTTTCAGTCAGGTGGAGAACTCATGATCCCGCTCATGGGGCTTTCCCTCATCATATGGACCCTTGCGATCGTCAAGGGAATCCGGTTCCTGCGCGAACGGCACAAGGAAACTTCTCCGCAACAATGCATGGACATGTACCGCCACAAGGCCGGGGTAAACAAAGCCGAACCAGCGCATTGGCAATGGGACATTCTCTCTCGATACATTGACGAGCGATGCGAGGACCCGGAACTGAACAGGGAGATTCTCAAATCAATCCGAGCACCGCACGAATTCAACGCCATGTGCAGCATTGGGACCATCCTGATTCTCTCGGCCGTTGCCCCGCTTCTCGGCCTGCTCGGCACGGTCACCGGCATGATCACCACCTTTGACGTGATTTCGCAATTCGGCACAGGCAATGCCCGCGCGCTGGCCTCAGGCATTTCAAAGGCGCTGATAACCACGCAAAGCGGTCTTGTGGTCGCGGTCCCCGGCCTGATTCTGGGAGGATTGCTCTTTCGCAGAGGAGAAAAACTCAAGGCCCGCATGGAACTCTTCTGCATCGGTCTGCAGGAACTGACAGACAGTCTGACGCCAGGCAGGAAATAG
- a CDS encoding ExbD/TolR family protein: MKSIRYTRRGRTRRSEINMTPLIDMVFILLIFFIVTTSFVRESGVDVQRPSAQSAETREKANVILGLTHEGRIFVEGRPLDIRSVRAYMERFLAETPDGSVIIVADKQSMTGAAVQVLDQCRLAGVKDISLAARKQ; encoded by the coding sequence ATGAAAAGCATACGGTACACACGCAGGGGCAGAACCCGCAGGAGCGAGATCAATATGACCCCGCTCATCGACATGGTTTTCATCCTGCTCATTTTCTTCATCGTCACCACGAGCTTCGTGCGTGAGTCCGGGGTGGACGTGCAGCGGCCCTCGGCCCAGAGCGCGGAAACGAGAGAGAAGGCCAACGTCATTCTCGGGCTCACGCACGAAGGCCGGATTTTCGTGGAAGGCAGACCGCTCGACATCAGATCCGTCCGGGCCTACATGGAGCGATTTCTTGCCGAAACACCCGACGGCTCAGTCATCATCGTGGCGGACAAACAGAGCATGACCGGCGCGGCTGTTCAGGTACTGGACCAGTGCCGTCTGGCAGGCGTCAAGGATATAAGCCTCGCGGCAAGGAAACAATAA
- a CDS encoding energy transducer TonB, translating into MILRAKDSGDFVAASLTAVMIAGLIYVGVLFLNTAEQPENVTTVDGAIRIAQPRKDTPIEPLEQKRFDKPSPPEALPRVFTSKARPDTVKPLVSLAIPNFSSNIHPSLNEGPAMPAGDLGGIGFSMDEVDEIPRVIRKVPPEYPYGARRNQIEGEVVIRMLVTRKGTPTNISINSSTPPEVFDTAALSAAKRWNFTPGHYKGQAVDTWVLIPFNFKLTR; encoded by the coding sequence ATGATCCTGCGTGCCAAAGACTCAGGTGATTTTGTGGCCGCCAGCCTGACTGCGGTCATGATTGCCGGACTCATCTACGTGGGGGTGCTCTTTCTGAACACCGCCGAGCAGCCCGAGAATGTAACCACGGTGGATGGGGCCATACGCATTGCCCAACCCCGCAAGGACACCCCCATCGAACCTCTAGAACAGAAAAGATTCGACAAGCCCAGCCCGCCAGAGGCATTGCCCAGGGTATTCACCTCCAAGGCCCGGCCCGATACGGTGAAGCCACTCGTGAGCCTCGCTATTCCGAACTTTAGCTCGAACATACACCCGAGCCTGAATGAAGGCCCTGCCATGCCCGCAGGAGACTTGGGCGGCATAGGGTTCAGCATGGACGAGGTGGATGAGATTCCCCGGGTCATACGTAAAGTGCCGCCCGAATATCCCTATGGAGCCAGACGCAACCAAATAGAGGGAGAGGTGGTAATCCGTATGCTGGTTACACGGAAAGGCACGCCCACCAACATCTCCATCAACTCGTCCACTCCGCCCGAAGTGTTTGACACGGCGGCCCTGAGCGCGGCGAAACGATGGAATTTCACTCCCGGTCACTACAAGGGACAGGCAGTGGATACCTGGGTTCTTATTCCCTTCAACTTCAAGCTGACACGATGA
- a CDS encoding tetratricopeptide repeat protein, with the protein MKYLRSFAMALSLCLLFATVCAAKIPPEARQALYKAQMLMDEQHYDAAVAMLRTYMKSTTEALHAQVYVVLGGALYQSGKKKAALDVFDQGRHAYPNNEFLCFNTGITFYALHRFTEAGEYFEKTYALQQSGKPELLFQAGSAYYHGKEYHKAARVLQRLLTAVERPRKEWVRLAIHALIDSRQFSTAAPLLMSYLNRNPEDAEYWKLLASLHLDQEAFVQAGAALEISLRLGKSSPQELEQLASLYAYQQAPLLAATVLARAYGPSPDQGQALKIAAMYAVGGRTTQAVAYLDQYGKNDSAQLEKGKVLYHARKFKQAETVFQALAEQKGNAEARFFLALCAWERKDWKHARSELTRIAGVRKYRSRAQGYLAVLKDLETARMEADN; encoded by the coding sequence ATGAAATACCTGCGATCATTTGCCATGGCCTTGTCCCTGTGCCTCCTCTTTGCCACAGTGTGCGCCGCCAAAATTCCTCCTGAAGCCAGACAGGCGCTCTACAAAGCGCAGATGCTCATGGACGAACAACACTACGACGCGGCCGTGGCCATGCTCCGAACATATATGAAGTCAACAACGGAAGCCCTTCACGCGCAGGTATACGTAGTCCTCGGAGGCGCGTTGTACCAAAGCGGAAAGAAAAAAGCGGCTCTCGACGTGTTCGATCAAGGACGGCATGCGTACCCGAACAACGAATTTCTGTGTTTTAATACGGGCATCACCTTCTATGCACTACACCGGTTCACCGAGGCCGGAGAATACTTTGAAAAGACCTATGCGCTCCAGCAATCAGGCAAGCCAGAGCTGCTCTTTCAGGCGGGGTCAGCCTATTACCACGGCAAGGAATACCATAAGGCGGCGCGAGTACTGCAAAGGCTCCTGACCGCAGTTGAACGCCCCCGCAAGGAGTGGGTCCGCCTTGCCATACATGCTCTGATAGACAGCAGGCAATTCTCAACAGCCGCCCCCTTGCTCATGAGCTATCTGAACAGAAACCCCGAAGACGCGGAGTACTGGAAGCTGCTGGCAAGTCTGCATCTGGATCAAGAAGCATTCGTACAAGCAGGAGCCGCTCTGGAAATCAGCCTTCGGCTGGGAAAATCTTCTCCGCAGGAGCTGGAGCAATTGGCCTCCCTGTATGCCTACCAGCAGGCACCGCTTTTGGCAGCCACTGTCCTGGCCAGAGCATACGGCCCCTCACCCGATCAGGGGCAGGCGCTCAAGATTGCAGCCATGTATGCTGTCGGGGGCAGGACAACACAGGCGGTTGCCTATCTGGATCAATACGGCAAAAACGATTCAGCGCAGTTGGAAAAAGGGAAAGTCCTCTATCATGCTCGTAAATTCAAACAGGCTGAGACCGTTTTTCAGGCTTTGGCTGAACAGAAAGGCAATGCGGAAGCTCGCTTCTTCCTGGCCCTGTGCGCATGGGAGCGCAAGGACTGGAAACACGCCAGAAGTGAGCTGACTCGAATTGCGGGAGTCAGGAAATACCGAAGCCGGGCACAAGGCTATCTGGCGGTGCTCAAAGACCTGGAAACAGCCAGGATGGAAGCGGATAATTAA